The following nucleotide sequence is from Candidatus Bipolaricaulis sibiricus.
GGGCGGCCGGGGAGTACGTCCTCCGGCACATCGAGGACGACCTGTTCTGGGAGGACCCTCGCCACGCCGGGGCGGAGCGGTACCTTCTCCGGGCGACGTACTGGAAGGACTCGTTCCTCCCTGGGCGGCGGGAGCTGCGGTTCCCGGTGGCGTACGCCCTCGTCCAAGCCCAGACAGTGGCGGCCCTGCGCGCGCTGGGGAGGCTCTCCCAGGCCCTCGATCTCGGGTTCGACCCCGGGGCGCTTGAGACCCGGGCGCAAGCCGTGGCCGCCGCGCTGTGGGACGGGCTTTGGGATGCGGGTACGGACTACCTCGCCCTGGCCAGGGATGGGGAGGCGCTCGTCCCGGGGGTGAGCTCGGATGGGCTCCACCTCCTGGCCTACCTCCGGCCGGAGGACGTTCCCCCCGCCAGGCTCGACTCGATCCGGCGTCGGGCGAGCGAGCTTGCCACCCCGTACGGGTTCCGCACCTACGCCCCCGGCCAGCCGGACTACTCCCCCACCGGGTACCATCAGGGTGCGATCTGGCCCTACGAACAATGGTTCATCGCCCACGGAGCGGTGGTTCACGGGCTTGCGGATGTTCTGTTTGTGGCGGAGCGCGTGTGGGCCGCGCTCGAGGCTCTCGGGTTCGTCGAGTTGTTCTACTGGCAAGACGAGCTCCGCGGACCAGGGGTCGTCCCCGGCGAGGGGTGCGACCTCCAGCTGTGGTCGACCGTCGTGCCGGAGGGGTTCGTTCGGCTGCGCACCGGAGGTGAACGTGGGGCGCTGTAGCCCCGAGCACATGGATCTCTTGGGAATCGAGAAGTACATGAAGTACGTCGGGGAAGAACTGGTGGCGGCCGTGTTCGCGGCCGCGCGGCCGCTTTACGGGCTCCGGCTGTTGCACGTGAACGCCACGTTCCACGGGGGCGGGGTGGCGGGGATGCTTCACTCGCTCGTCCCGTTGATGAACGATGTGGGGATCAACGCGGACTGGGGCTTGCTGTACGGGGATCCGTCCCTGTTCCAGGTCACGAAGAAGCTCCACAACGCCCTCCAGGGCGAGGCGGTGTCCCTGTGCGAGGAGGACCTTGCCAACTATCTCCGCGTGAACGAGACCTTCACCCGCTACAGCCCCGTCGCCGACCACGACGTGATCATCGTCCACGACCCGCAGCCTCTGCCCATGATCCGCTACCAGCAACGGGAGAACCCGTGGGTGTGGCGGTGCCACATCGACATCTCCACCCCCCACGAGCCGGTGTGGGAGGTGCTGAAGCCGTTCATCCTCCGCTACGACGGGGTGGTCGTCTCGTCGGAGGCGTTCCGCAAGCCGGACCTTCCCGTGCAAACCCACATCATCGCCCCCGCCATCGACCCGTTGTCCGAGCTCAACCGCGATCTCTCTCCAGACGAGGTGGAGCGGAAGCTCGCTCAGTACTCCGTGCCCCGCGACAAGCCGATCCTCGTTCAGATCTCGCGGTTCGACAAGTGGAAGGACCCGCTGGGGGTCCTCGATGTCTTCCAGCGGATCCGCAAG
It contains:
- a CDS encoding Alpha,alpha-trehalose synthase, with the translated sequence MGRCSPEHMDLLGIEKYMKYVGEELVAAVFAAARPLYGLRLLHVNATFHGGGVAGMLHSLVPLMNDVGINADWGLLYGDPSLFQVTKKLHNALQGEAVSLCEEDLANYLRVNETFTRYSPVADHDVIIVHDPQPLPMIRYQQRENPWVWRCHIDISTPHEPVWEVLKPFILRYDGVVVSSEAFRKPDLPVQTHIIAPAIDPLSELNRDLSPDEVERKLAQYSVPRDKPILVQISRFDKWKDPLGVLDVFQRIRKSVDCRLVMMGNMATDDPEGPEIFARVLSQVEGMDDVHLFTHTDALFVNALQRAAAVVVQMSRREGFGLTVSEALWKGTPVVATDVGGIPLQVVDGQTGYLVQPGDYERAAERAVQIVEDRELRERLGAQGRMHVRQKFLMPRLLLDWLRVLGELVR